In Kitasatospora sp. NA04385, a single genomic region encodes these proteins:
- a CDS encoding ABC transporter ATP-binding protein produces the protein MSRRKRGHGEDGAGSEDGAGFAATSRRLAGLFRHVRVSVAGSLALAAAGVLANLAGPLIWGRAIDAVLAGTGFDHVRNLLLTAAGLYVLGALAGFAQQYTQNSAIARVVQTLRDDVEEKLNRLPLRYLNGSSRGELLSRMTNDIDNIANSLTQTLTQVLFGLLTVVGVLVMMLGISPLLTLLALVPVPLTLAVGTLTAKRSQRLFGDQWRLTGELNAHIEESYSGHELVTVFDRAGAFRETFAHRNAEVREASQLAQFTSGLLAPLVLFIGNLGYVLLCVVGALRVVGGQLTLGGVVAFVQYSRQYSQPLGMLASMSSLFQSGIASAARVFALLDEPEEAPDGPGRLPAVRPRRIAFEQVSFGHGRELTIKGLDLVIEPGRTAAIVGASGAGKTTLMNLLMRFYDVGGGRILIDGEDIASVSRDALRSEIGLVPQEPWLFSGTIRDNIGYGRPDATPEQIEQAARVCGVSHIVHALPHGYDTMVDSADERLSDGERQLICIARAFIADPAVLILDEATSAVDARTELLLQRATSRLRHGRTCLVIAHRLSTIRDADVIVVLRDGRIAEQGTHAQLMRAGGEYHRLSRHQSHAPTAVPAPGRYSQR, from the coding sequence GTGCTGGCCAATCTGGCCGGCCCGCTGATCTGGGGCCGCGCGATCGACGCGGTGCTGGCCGGCACCGGCTTCGACCACGTACGCAACCTCCTGCTGACGGCCGCCGGCCTGTACGTCCTCGGCGCCCTGGCGGGATTCGCCCAGCAGTACACGCAGAACAGCGCGATCGCCCGCGTCGTGCAGACCCTGCGCGACGACGTCGAGGAGAAGCTCAACCGGCTCCCGCTCCGCTACCTCAACGGCTCTTCGCGCGGTGAGCTGCTGTCACGGATGACCAACGACATCGACAACATCGCCAACTCGCTCACCCAGACCCTGACCCAGGTGCTCTTCGGCCTGCTCACCGTCGTCGGCGTCCTGGTCATGATGCTGGGCATCTCCCCCCTGCTGACCCTGCTCGCACTGGTCCCGGTGCCGCTGACCCTCGCCGTCGGAACCCTGACGGCGAAGCGGAGCCAACGGCTCTTCGGCGACCAGTGGCGACTGACCGGAGAACTCAACGCGCACATCGAGGAGTCCTACTCCGGCCACGAGCTGGTCACCGTGTTCGACCGCGCGGGCGCGTTCCGCGAGACGTTCGCGCACCGGAACGCCGAGGTGAGGGAGGCGAGCCAGCTCGCGCAGTTCACCTCCGGCCTGCTCGCCCCGCTGGTGCTGTTCATCGGAAACCTGGGGTACGTCCTGCTCTGCGTGGTCGGTGCTCTGCGGGTGGTCGGCGGGCAGTTGACGCTGGGCGGCGTCGTCGCGTTCGTCCAGTACTCGCGGCAGTACTCGCAGCCGCTCGGCATGCTCGCCTCGATGTCGAGCCTGTTCCAGTCGGGCATCGCGTCGGCGGCCCGCGTGTTCGCCCTGCTCGACGAGCCGGAGGAGGCCCCCGACGGCCCGGGACGGCTGCCGGCCGTCCGGCCGCGCAGGATCGCCTTCGAGCAGGTGTCCTTCGGCCACGGCCGCGAGCTGACGATCAAGGGCCTCGACCTGGTGATCGAGCCGGGACGGACCGCGGCGATCGTCGGAGCGTCGGGCGCCGGGAAGACGACCCTGATGAACCTGCTGATGCGGTTCTACGACGTCGGCGGCGGGCGCATCCTCATCGACGGCGAGGACATCGCCTCGGTGTCACGCGACGCGCTGCGCTCCGAGATCGGGCTCGTCCCCCAGGAGCCGTGGCTGTTCAGCGGCACCATCCGCGACAACATCGGCTACGGGAGACCGGACGCCACGCCGGAACAGATCGAGCAGGCCGCCCGGGTCTGCGGTGTCAGCCACATCGTGCACGCTCTTCCGCACGGGTACGACACGATGGTCGACAGTGCGGACGAACGCCTGAGCGACGGCGAGCGACAGTTGATCTGCATCGCGCGCGCGTTCATCGCCGACCCCGCCGTGCTGATCCTCGACGAAGCCACCAGCGCGGTCGACGCCCGCACCGAACTCCTCCTCCAACGGGCGACCTCGCGCCTGCGGCACGGCCGCACCTGCCTGGTGATCGCCCATCGGCTCTCCACCATCCGCGACGCCGACGTCATCGTCGTGCTGCGGGACGGCCGGATCGCGGAGCAGGGAACACACGCCCAGCTCATGCGGGCCGGCGGCGAGTACCACCGGCTCAGCCGGCACCAGTCCCACGCACCGACCGCCGTGCCGGCGCCCGGCCGGTACTCACAGCGATGA
- a CDS encoding beta-ketoacyl synthase N-terminal-like domain-containing protein has product MRSRVHGDATAQQEDDSSFVAVIGMARRHPGAPDPGEFWQNLVRGTGAAQVPRVVRCGVLRPLAPGVPHHQPSAPGLPGTRGGRRWRTRAATRSPSRGPWASTRAAPTPRTRRPSGPAARSWAR; this is encoded by the coding sequence ATGAGGAGCCGCGTCCACGGCGACGCCACGGCCCAGCAGGAGGACGACAGTTCGTTCGTCGCCGTCATCGGCATGGCGCGCCGTCACCCCGGGGCCCCCGACCCGGGAGAGTTCTGGCAGAACCTGGTCCGGGGCACCGGGGCTGCTCAAGTACCCCGAGTGGTTCGATGCGGGGTACTCCGGCCTCTCGCCCCGGGAGTCCCACATCATCAGCCCTCAGCACCGGGTCTTCCCGGAACGCGCGGTGGAAGGCGCTGGAGGACGCGGGCTGCGACCCGGAGCCCTTCCCGGGGGCCATGGGCGTCTACGCGGGCAGCACCGACACCTCGTACGCGGAGGCCGTCCGGTCCCGCCGCGAGGAGCTGGGCTCGTTGA
- a CDS encoding ISL3 family transposase: MASDLNTFNPMCCPDDGGSPGLCRSGVAAQALLRMAIRGERIYLENRGTPGRRCECRIVSLRDDFDVALDSIEDVLFPGVDVELERVTAGLDLVLVEVAACGPAVRCPDCGIRGRRVHSTYWRTVAERPLAGRKLLIRLRVLRYFCDRLRCGRRTFVEQVRGLSERHLRSSTGLKEWLRAVAVELGGRAGERLCRKLSVAVGRTRLLGLFEAPEVPERALRVLGVDEFAFRRGRTYGTLLVDVETGRVVDVLPDRTSETFAAWLREHPGAEIVCRDRASAYSRAIKEAVPEATEVADRWHLLQNLSAAVEKTCHQHRVCLRKHAEQEVPPEPPAIDLPVLQLPRTPIVERTHDRCADVHRLLDQKCTISAIARHLGLDRKTVRRFKTTPLDELLASEREFGASKQGLLDPFKPYLNSRFTAGCTTAQQLFREITERGYRGSVLAVRRYVASLREGTAEPVRADIPSPRRITSWITRPTGTLTERQQDRLLDVRIACPDIARAYDLARCFHDLMTNRLGALLPDWIDQKAT; encoded by the coding sequence ATGGCATCAGATTTGAACACGTTCAACCCGATGTGTTGCCCTGATGACGGCGGGAGCCCCGGACTCTGCCGATCGGGTGTCGCGGCCCAGGCTCTGCTGCGGATGGCGATCCGTGGGGAACGGATCTACCTGGAAAATCGCGGCACACCAGGTCGTCGGTGTGAATGCAGGATCGTTTCGCTTCGGGATGACTTTGACGTGGCTCTCGATTCGATCGAAGACGTGCTGTTCCCCGGAGTCGATGTTGAACTGGAGCGGGTGACCGCCGGGTTGGACCTGGTGCTGGTCGAGGTCGCCGCGTGCGGTCCAGCCGTCCGCTGCCCGGATTGCGGGATCCGAGGGCGGCGGGTCCACTCCACGTACTGGCGCACGGTGGCTGAACGCCCTCTGGCAGGGCGGAAGTTGCTGATACGGCTGCGCGTGCTCCGGTATTTCTGCGACCGTCTCCGGTGCGGTCGGCGGACGTTCGTCGAGCAGGTCCGGGGACTGAGCGAGCGTCACCTGCGCTCCAGCACCGGGCTGAAGGAGTGGCTGCGGGCCGTCGCCGTCGAACTCGGAGGCCGCGCGGGCGAGCGGCTGTGCCGCAAGCTCAGCGTCGCGGTCGGCCGCACCCGGCTGCTCGGGCTGTTCGAAGCGCCCGAAGTGCCCGAGCGAGCGCTGCGGGTGCTGGGCGTCGACGAGTTCGCCTTCCGCCGGGGCCGCACCTACGGCACTCTGCTGGTCGACGTCGAGACGGGCCGCGTCGTCGACGTCCTGCCCGACCGGACCTCGGAGACCTTCGCTGCCTGGCTGCGCGAGCACCCCGGTGCCGAGATCGTCTGCCGCGACCGTGCCAGCGCCTACAGCCGGGCGATCAAGGAGGCCGTGCCGGAGGCGACCGAGGTCGCCGACCGCTGGCACCTGCTGCAGAACCTGTCCGCCGCGGTCGAGAAGACCTGCCACCAGCACCGCGTCTGCCTGCGCAAACACGCCGAGCAGGAGGTGCCTCCCGAGCCGCCGGCGATCGACCTGCCGGTCCTGCAACTGCCCCGCACCCCGATCGTCGAGCGCACCCACGACCGCTGCGCGGACGTCCACCGCCTGCTGGACCAGAAGTGCACGATCAGTGCGATCGCCCGCCACCTGGGGCTCGACCGCAAGACCGTCCGCCGCTTCAAGACCACCCCGCTGGACGAACTCCTCGCCTCAGAAAGGGAGTTCGGCGCGAGCAAGCAGGGGCTGCTCGACCCGTTCAAGCCCTACCTGAACAGCCGGTTCACCGCCGGGTGCACCACCGCCCAGCAACTGTTCCGCGAGATCACCGAACGCGGCTACCGGGGCAGCGTCCTCGCTGTGCGCCGCTACGTCGCCTCCCTGCGCGAGGGCACCGCCGAACCCGTCCGCGCCGACATCCCCAGCCCCCGCCGGATCACCTCCTGGATCACGCGGCCGACCGGCACCCTCACCGAGCGCCAGCAGGACAGGTTGCTGGACGTCAGGATCGCCTGCCCGGACATCGCCCGCGCTTACGACCTGGCCCGCTGCTTCCACGACCTGATGACCAACCGCCTCGGTGCCCTCCTGCCGGACTGGATCGACCAGAAGGCAACGTGA
- a CDS encoding beta-ketoacyl synthase N-terminal-like domain-containing protein, translating to MGVYAGSTDTSYAEAVRSRREELGSLTDTEILAGNTPHYLASRVAHKIGPRGPAAALQAACTTSLVAVHWVAPSAVVRKVR from the coding sequence ATGGGCGTCTACGCGGGCAGCACCGACACCTCGTACGCGGAGGCCGTCCGGTCCCGCCGCGAGGAGCTGGGCTCGTTGACGGACACGGAGATCCTGGCCGGCAACACGCCGCACTACCTCGCCTCACGGGTCGCCCACAAGATCGGTCCACGCGGCCCCGCGGCGGCGCTCCAGGCAGCGTGCACCACCTCACTGGTCGCGGTCCACTGGGTCGCACCGTCGGCAGTGGTCCGGAAAGTTCGGTGA